A single genomic interval of Picosynechococcus sp. PCC 7003 harbors:
- a CDS encoding NAD(P)H-quinone oxidoreductase subunit M: protein MLLKSTTRHVRIYTAEIQKNELIPSETVLTLDVDPDNEFVWPEESLQKVYRQFDALVESNSGEDLTEYNLRRIGSDLEVFIRDLLQKGELRYNLDSRVMNFSMGLPQMDHPDSQGAYLQ, encoded by the coding sequence AAATCCACGACCCGTCACGTACGCATCTACACAGCCGAAATTCAGAAAAATGAATTAATCCCCAGTGAAACCGTACTTACCTTGGATGTCGATCCAGACAATGAATTCGTTTGGCCCGAAGAAAGTCTCCAGAAAGTCTATCGCCAGTTCGATGCCCTCGTGGAAAGTAACAGCGGCGAAGATTTAACGGAATATAATCTTCGACGGATCGGCTCCGATCTAGAAGTCTTTATTCGTGACTTACTCCAAAAAGGCGAACTCCGCTATAACCTCGACTCCCGGGTCATGAACTTCAGTATGGGCTTACCCCAAATGGATCACCCCGATAGCCAGGGCGCTTATCTCCAGTAA